Proteins found in one Candidatus Edwardsbacteria bacterium genomic segment:
- a CDS encoding DUF2723 domain-containing protein, with the protein MIKETKTRLWIGLGIFLTAFIVYLRTMAPTASFWDCGEFITVSQILGIPHPPGYPLYAIVGRVTIMLLPFFKEIAFRVNLLSPLFSALTIAIVYLLTVKLIVVWKGQPKDRLDEVIIHLAGASAALFLAFCPTWWDNSIETEVYGIAMFMMSMTVWLALRWRDQIGRVGNRKMLLLIVYLFTLGIAGHMSTLLAAGPIFLFILLVDWRALVDWKFLGWAAGLIFVGITINYYLLLRANLDPALNMCNPRNWDSLMYVLQRKQYEPFNFFTRREDFMYQFGHMFLRYFSWQFSPIIRPGVSALHSAPALWLSSLPMVLGVFGAVYHLLEKEEKKFGITAAVLLLVGVLVALFTNSPMATMLIALGVVAGFFHVYKRRDKSFAIVGPAFIITSLGLVVYLNMANPQPRERDYIFAPAYLFFAVWIGMGGWRLMQYAKEMLKERSAKWARLAPIALGAIFILIALFNVKQYHFEKNRSDNWIPNDYGYNILQSALPGGIVFTNGDNDTYPVWFMQETNGIRQDVRIVNLSLANTDWYLKQAIRHGVPLDLSEYQIDQLAGRGYITEDRQIFKLSDIAIRFIIASNAGKKLSFQQILAPADSFAQLVFDKNYAEKYPVYFAVTVSDDNLAGLQKHLSFEGLLYRVTPGVSNKQVNLELTQKNITQVYRYRGITDPDIFKDDNTQRLLGNYAVAYWQLGMAMRKQAEAERAAKREDRYREWMMKSIEQFQQAYNILPNEPASYNWLGVAYAELGDYAKASEWLHKLVDKDPANPYAKMQIGGVFQQGRMYDSAEYYYQQTLLQDPNLAEAYGRLYQLYMEQKKYDKAASILQDWLRKNPNDPVAGRMLSDLRQRMR; encoded by the coding sequence ATGATCAAGGAAACCAAGACCAGGCTGTGGATCGGGCTGGGGATATTTTTGACCGCCTTCATAGTCTACCTGAGGACCATGGCCCCCACCGCCTCCTTCTGGGACTGCGGGGAGTTTATCACCGTCTCCCAGATCCTGGGCATTCCGCATCCGCCGGGCTATCCGCTGTACGCCATCGTGGGCCGGGTGACCATTATGCTGCTGCCGTTCTTCAAGGAGATAGCCTTCCGGGTGAATCTGCTGTCGCCGCTGTTCTCGGCCCTGACCATCGCCATCGTCTACCTGCTGACCGTCAAACTGATCGTGGTCTGGAAGGGCCAGCCCAAGGACCGGCTGGATGAGGTGATAATCCACCTGGCCGGCGCATCGGCCGCCCTGTTCCTGGCTTTCTGTCCCACCTGGTGGGACAATTCCATAGAGACCGAGGTCTACGGCATCGCCATGTTCATGATGTCCATGACGGTGTGGCTGGCCCTGCGGTGGCGGGACCAGATCGGGAGAGTGGGCAACCGCAAGATGTTGCTGCTGATCGTCTACCTGTTCACCCTGGGCATCGCCGGGCACATGTCCACCTTGCTGGCGGCCGGGCCGATATTCCTGTTCATCCTGCTGGTGGACTGGCGGGCCCTGGTGGACTGGAAATTCCTGGGCTGGGCGGCCGGGCTGATATTCGTCGGGATCACCATAAATTACTATCTGCTGCTGAGGGCCAACCTGGACCCGGCCCTCAACATGTGCAATCCCCGCAACTGGGATTCCCTGATGTACGTGCTGCAGAGGAAGCAGTACGAGCCGTTCAATTTCTTCACCCGGCGAGAGGATTTCATGTACCAGTTCGGCCACATGTTCCTGCGCTATTTCAGCTGGCAGTTCTCCCCCATAATCAGGCCCGGCGTATCCGCCCTGCACAGCGCTCCCGCCCTGTGGCTTTCCTCGCTGCCCATGGTGTTGGGGGTGTTCGGGGCGGTATACCACCTGCTCGAAAAGGAGGAGAAAAAGTTCGGGATCACCGCGGCGGTTTTGCTGCTGGTGGGTGTCCTGGTGGCCCTGTTCACCAACAGTCCGATGGCGACCATGCTGATAGCCCTGGGGGTGGTGGCCGGGTTCTTCCATGTCTACAAACGACGGGACAAGAGCTTCGCCATCGTCGGCCCGGCCTTCATCATCACCAGCCTGGGGCTGGTGGTCTACCTGAACATGGCCAATCCCCAGCCCCGGGAGCGGGATTACATCTTCGCCCCGGCCTACCTGTTCTTCGCGGTCTGGATAGGGATGGGCGGCTGGCGCCTGATGCAGTACGCCAAGGAGATGCTTAAGGAGAGATCGGCCAAATGGGCCAGGCTGGCGCCCATCGCCCTGGGAGCGATCTTTATTCTGATAGCGCTGTTCAATGTCAAGCAGTATCATTTTGAGAAGAACCGCTCGGATAACTGGATCCCCAACGATTACGGCTACAACATCCTGCAGTCGGCCCTGCCGGGCGGCATCGTGTTCACCAACGGCGACAACGACACCTACCCGGTGTGGTTCATGCAGGAGACCAACGGCATCCGCCAGGATGTCCGGATAGTCAACCTGTCGCTGGCCAACACCGACTGGTATCTCAAGCAGGCCATCCGCCACGGCGTCCCGCTGGACCTCTCCGAGTATCAGATAGACCAGCTGGCCGGCCGGGGCTATATCACCGAGGACCGACAGATCTTCAAGCTGTCCGACATCGCCATCAGGTTCATCATCGCCTCCAATGCCGGGAAGAAACTTTCCTTCCAGCAGATACTGGCCCCGGCCGACAGCTTCGCCCAGCTGGTGTTCGATAAGAACTATGCCGAGAAATATCCGGTCTACTTCGCGGTCACCGTCTCCGATGACAACCTGGCCGGCCTGCAGAAGCACCTGTCGTTCGAGGGCCTGCTGTACCGGGTGACGCCCGGGGTCTCCAACAAGCAGGTCAACCTGGAGCTGACCCAGAAGAACATCACCCAGGTCTACCGTTACCGGGGCATCACCGATCCCGATATCTTCAAGGATGACAACACCCAAAGGCTGCTGGGCAACTACGCGGTGGCCTACTGGCAGCTGGGGATGGCCATGCGGAAGCAGGCCGAGGCCGAGCGGGCCGCCAAGAGGGAGGACCGCTATCGGGAATGGATGATGAAGTCCATCGAACAGTTCCAGCAGGCTTACAACATCCTGCCCAACGAACCGGCCAGTTACAACTGGCTGGGGGTGGCCTATGCCGAACTGGGGGACTACGCCAAGGCCTCCGAATGGCTGCACAAGCTGGTGGATAAGGACCCGGCCAACCCCTACGCCAAGATGCAGATCGGCGGCGTTTTCCAGCAGGGCCGGATGTACGACTCGGCCGAATATTACTACCAGCAGACCCTGCTGCAGGACCCCAACCTGGCCGAGGCCTACGGCCGGCTGTATCAGCTGTACATGGAACAGAAAAAGTACGATAAGGCGGCCTCCATCCTGCAGGACTGGCTGCGCAAGAATCCCAACGATCCGGTGGCCGGCAGGATGCTGAGCGATCTGCGGCAAAGAATGCGCTGA
- a CDS encoding AAA family ATPase produces the protein MDLIFIYGPPASGKLTVAKKLAKLTGYKIFHNHLTFDSIAPIFDFGTPAFAETATAMRFKIFETACKYSLKGMIFTYCYDHPQDDKFVKQTIRVVAKNGGRVRFVQLYCGREELFKRVGAASRRKHGKIKSTAKLKLVLRQWDLFTPMPYGNSLKLDNTRLSPLKAAQMIRDHYKL, from the coding sequence ATGGACCTGATATTCATCTACGGACCGCCGGCATCGGGGAAGTTGACCGTCGCCAAAAAACTGGCAAAGTTGACGGGCTATAAGATATTTCACAATCACCTGACCTTCGATTCCATTGCTCCGATCTTCGATTTCGGCACCCCGGCTTTTGCCGAAACAGCCACGGCAATGCGATTCAAGATATTCGAAACAGCCTGTAAATACAGCCTTAAAGGCATGATATTTACTTATTGCTATGATCATCCGCAGGATGATAAATTCGTCAAGCAGACCATACGGGTGGTTGCCAAGAACGGCGGGCGGGTCCGATTCGTTCAGCTTTATTGCGGCAGGGAAGAGCTGTTCAAAAGAGTGGGGGCGGCCTCCCGCCGGAAACATGGGAAGATCAAGTCCACCGCTAAATTGAAGTTAGTCCTGAGGCAATGGGACCTATTCACGCCGATGCCCTATGGAAATAGTTTGAAACTCGACAATACCAGGTTATCTCCGTTAAAAGCGGCCCAGATGATCAGGGATCATTATAAACTTTAG
- the cdaA gene encoding diadenylate cyclase CdaA encodes MDKLFPTFHLPGVLSFLTVRPLDILDIILVAYIIYRIFHLMKGTRAVQIMFGLLVLVAIAIVAQLYQLPGTSWVISSLKTVWVVAFVILFQPEIRNAMTQLGRNRFLGIFLKGEVRAIEEVIKVCQALLVRGYGAIIVLEKNDGLKNYTATGVELNAHLTEQLLVSLFVPDGPLHDGAVIIRGETVVAAGCTLPITKDQNFSGEHGMRHRAAVGLSEETDAVAVVVSEEKQSISIARYGKLVELKNIQELREKLNRALHTKAGPGEIKENTPGDINSKEN; translated from the coding sequence ATGGATAAACTCTTTCCCACATTCCACCTCCCCGGGGTGCTGTCCTTCCTGACGGTGCGGCCGCTGGACATCCTGGACATCATCCTGGTGGCCTATATCATCTACCGGATCTTCCACCTGATGAAGGGCACCCGGGCGGTCCAGATCATGTTCGGCCTGCTGGTGCTGGTAGCCATCGCCATAGTGGCCCAGCTGTACCAATTGCCCGGCACCAGCTGGGTGATATCCAGCCTGAAGACGGTGTGGGTGGTGGCCTTCGTGATACTGTTCCAGCCGGAGATCCGCAACGCCATGACCCAGCTGGGGCGCAACCGCTTTCTGGGGATCTTTCTCAAGGGCGAGGTGCGGGCCATCGAGGAAGTGATCAAGGTCTGCCAGGCCCTGCTGGTCAGGGGCTATGGGGCCATCATCGTGCTGGAGAAGAACGACGGTTTGAAGAACTACACCGCCACCGGGGTGGAGCTGAACGCCCACCTCACCGAGCAGCTGCTGGTCTCCCTATTCGTGCCCGACGGACCGCTGCACGACGGGGCGGTGATCATCCGGGGGGAGACGGTGGTGGCCGCCGGCTGCACCCTGCCCATCACCAAGGACCAAAATTTCTCCGGGGAGCACGGAATGCGGCACCGGGCGGCGGTGGGCCTTTCCGAGGAGACCGACGCCGTGGCGGTGGTGGTCTCGGAGGAGAAGCAGTCCATCTCCATCGCCCGTTACGGTAAGCTGGTCGAACTGAAAAATATCCAGGAACTGAGGGAAAAACTCAACCGGGCCTTGCACACCAAGGCCGGCCCGGGCGAGATAAAAGAAAACACACCAGGTGACATAAATAGCAAGGAGAATTAG
- the folP gene encoding dihydropteroate synthase, whose protein sequence is MFWQCGKYKLDTSHKTLVMGILNLTPDSFSDGGRFNSVDKALARAMEMAEQGADIIDIGGESTRPGAAKVSAPEEIDRVVPVIEALAKKTDVPISIDTYKSQVARKALEAGASMVNDISGLRFDSVMASLSAEFKTGLVLMHIKGTPEDMQQDPQYGDLLGEIRSYLKSSIQIALDAGVERSAIAIDPGIGFGKTVEHNLSLIKDLAYFKDMECPILVGVSRKSFIGKLNNDIPATERLPGSLAAAVLAVQNGAAIIRCHDVAETKQALRVARAITTP, encoded by the coding sequence ATGTTTTGGCAGTGCGGCAAATATAAACTCGACACCAGTCATAAAACCCTGGTGATGGGCATTCTCAACCTGACCCCGGATTCCTTTTCCGACGGCGGCAGGTTCAATTCGGTTGACAAGGCTCTGGCCCGGGCCATGGAGATGGCGGAGCAGGGGGCCGACATCATCGACATCGGCGGCGAGTCCACCCGGCCGGGGGCGGCCAAGGTCTCGGCCCCAGAGGAGATCGATCGGGTGGTGCCGGTCATCGAAGCGCTGGCAAAAAAAACCGACGTCCCCATCTCGATAGATACCTACAAATCGCAGGTGGCTCGAAAAGCGCTGGAGGCCGGGGCCTCCATGGTCAACGACATTTCAGGGCTGCGGTTTGATTCAGTGATGGCCAGCTTGTCAGCGGAGTTTAAAACCGGCCTGGTGCTGATGCACATCAAGGGCACGCCGGAGGATATGCAGCAGGACCCGCAGTATGGCGACCTGCTGGGCGAGATAAGATCATATCTAAAGAGTTCGATTCAGATAGCCCTGGATGCCGGAGTGGAGAGATCGGCCATCGCCATAGATCCCGGCATCGGATTTGGCAAGACGGTGGAGCACAATCTGAGCCTGATAAAGGATCTGGCATACTTCAAAGATATGGAATGTCCCATCCTTGTCGGAGTTTCCCGGAAATCTTTCATCGGAAAATTGAACAACGATATCCCGGCCACAGAGCGTCTGCCGGGCAGCCTGGCGGCGGCCGTACTGGCGGTGCAGAACGGGGCGGCCATCATCCGCTGTCACGACGTGGCCGAGACCAAACAGGCGCTGCGGGTGGCGCGGGCCATAACCACACCTTGA
- a CDS encoding T9SS type A sorting domain-containing protein, producing the protein MPKKMSTMLMISIVCCFTAATAMAQQKFTEFPIATGDDNTFGGGGAFDGTNFLFAIVGDSINQYNITAQFLSSDGNLYGPRISIGQTGSGPLVAFDGINYLIAWTDSFPMFAGGDTNGTGNIYGQFISTSGSLVGTTFTIASSVNIKFGKGRGGLAFNDTTYLLTYLKGGNHIDYLYGQRINRSGNLIGSPIQISSNYAREHAIAFDGINYLVAWCECAHPDVDNDIFGQFVSPSGTLVGANILIDGGQYASDNPLSMAFDGSRYLVAFHEQANTIDSSGWNILGRFVTTSGAIQDRFTVCDSTEGATGPSVAFDGANYLIAWIKMSDMASWRVQVMGRFFNASSAPLGTAFSIFDTLGGKIPLGGVAYVDGQYLASATRVDTNFAGGDIYGTFIPKYSGVEGKPGSDMLKVESLKLKTAGNIVRYQVPRSGVVSLKIFNLLGQEVRTLANAFKSSGVYSSQWNTCDASNRKVSSGVYLIRLESEGRSATAKMVVVR; encoded by the coding sequence ATGCCCAAAAAAATGTCCACCATGCTGATGATATCGATCGTATGTTGTTTCACGGCGGCAACTGCCATGGCCCAGCAGAAATTCACCGAATTTCCCATTGCTACCGGCGATGACAACACCTTTGGCGGCGGGGGCGCCTTTGACGGGACAAACTTTTTATTCGCGATAGTTGGTGATTCGATAAACCAATACAATATAACCGCCCAGTTTCTTTCGTCAGACGGCAATCTCTACGGCCCCAGAATTTCCATCGGCCAAACCGGCAGCGGACCATTGGTGGCGTTTGACGGAATAAATTATCTTATCGCCTGGACCGACAGTTTTCCCATGTTCGCCGGCGGAGATACCAACGGCACGGGCAATATATACGGTCAGTTCATAAGCACTTCGGGGAGCTTGGTGGGGACGACCTTTACCATTGCCAGCAGCGTAAATATAAAATTCGGGAAAGGGCGCGGAGGGCTGGCTTTTAATGATACGACTTATCTCCTGACTTATTTAAAGGGCGGCAATCATATAGATTATCTATACGGGCAGCGCATAAACAGATCGGGGAATCTGATAGGCAGTCCGATACAAATCAGCAGTAATTATGCGCGTGAACATGCCATCGCCTTTGACGGTATAAATTATCTGGTGGCATGGTGTGAGTGTGCGCACCCCGATGTTGATAACGATATCTTCGGCCAGTTTGTAAGCCCGTCGGGGACATTAGTTGGTGCTAATATTTTAATAGATGGTGGCCAATATGCAAGCGATAACCCGTTATCAATGGCTTTTGATGGTTCCAGGTATCTGGTGGCTTTCCATGAGCAAGCCAATACCATTGATAGCAGCGGGTGGAACATTCTGGGGCGTTTTGTGACCACTTCGGGAGCAATCCAGGACAGGTTCACGGTCTGCGATTCTACCGAGGGGGCAACAGGTCCTTCGGTGGCCTTCGACGGCGCAAACTATTTGATTGCCTGGATAAAAATGTCCGATATGGCATCCTGGCGGGTACAGGTGATGGGAAGGTTCTTCAATGCTTCGAGCGCTCCGCTTGGTACCGCGTTTTCGATTTTTGACACATTGGGCGGTAAAATCCCATTGGGCGGCGTGGCATATGTTGACGGCCAGTACCTGGCAAGTGCCACAAGAGTGGATACAAATTTTGCCGGGGGCGACATTTACGGGACCTTCATCCCAAAGTATAGCGGGGTGGAGGGGAAGCCGGGCAGCGATATGCTTAAAGTTGAAAGTTTAAAGTTGAAGACCGCCGGAAATATCGTCAGATACCAAGTTCCCCGATCGGGGGTGGTAAGTTTAAAGATTTTCAACCTGCTGGGGCAGGAAGTGCGGACACTGGCAAACGCGTTCAAAAGTTCCGGAGTTTACAGCTCACAGTGGAACACCTGTGATGCCAGTAACCGCAAGGTTTCCAGCGGGGTGTATCTTATTCGGTTAGAGTCAGAAGGACGGAGTGCGACGGCAAAAATGGTTGTAGTGAGGTGA
- the ftsH gene encoding ATP-dependent zinc metalloprotease FtsH: MANPVKPNRNKRMNKLPPAPNWRSGTSTLLFWVIIFMLGITLYQLFSGGREKQMDIIYSQFREEINAGNITQVTFYDREVKGKFKTPKVKVERSIRSEYPKFKTYLPIEDPGLIAELESRGIQIKAENTAPSPILSFLMNWGFLIVIGVLWFVFMRQMQGGQKGVFSFGKSKAKLLSEDRIKITFSDVAGADEAKDDLQEIIGFLKEPKKFTKLGGKIPKGALLLGPPGTGKTLLAKAVAGEAGVPFFSISGSDFVEMFVGVGAARVRDLFEQGKRSAPCIIFIDEIDAVGRHRGAGIGGGHDEREQTLNALLVEMDGFAGNEGVIIVAATNRPDVLDPALLRPGRFDRVIVVDRPDVVGREGILKVHTKNKPLSEDVNLKVLARSTPGFSGADIANMVNEAALLAARRNRDKVFMIDFEEAKDKVMMGAERRSMVISEDEKKMTSYHEAGHTLVSRLIPGTDPIHKVTIIPRGRALGVTVSLPIDEKHNYSRTWCINQITTMLGGRAAEQLVFDELSTGSGNDLEKATNLARKMVCEWGMSDKLGPLTFGQKDEEVFLGRDYGHIKNYSEQTSELIDSEIRSLVEGANKKAKALLKDNVEKLHALSQALLERECLDGEEVEMIIKGEQLPPKTEKNDEKKNNEAPKVQS, translated from the coding sequence ATGGCCAATCCCGTCAAACCAAACAGGAACAAACGGATGAACAAGCTGCCGCCGGCCCCCAACTGGAGGAGCGGCACCAGCACCCTGCTGTTCTGGGTGATCATCTTCATGCTGGGGATCACCCTGTACCAGCTGTTCTCCGGCGGCCGGGAGAAGCAGATGGATATCATCTACTCCCAGTTCCGCGAGGAGATCAACGCCGGGAACATAACCCAGGTCACCTTTTACGACCGGGAGGTCAAGGGAAAATTCAAGACCCCCAAGGTCAAGGTGGAGAGGTCCATCCGCAGCGAGTATCCCAAGTTCAAGACCTACCTGCCCATCGAGGATCCCGGGCTGATCGCCGAACTGGAGAGCCGGGGCATCCAGATCAAGGCCGAGAACACCGCGCCCAGCCCCATCCTGTCATTTCTGATGAACTGGGGATTCCTGATCGTCATCGGGGTGCTGTGGTTCGTCTTCATGCGCCAGATGCAGGGCGGCCAGAAGGGGGTCTTCTCCTTCGGCAAGAGCAAGGCCAAACTGCTTTCCGAGGACCGCATCAAGATAACCTTCAGCGATGTGGCCGGGGCCGACGAGGCCAAGGACGATCTGCAGGAGATAATCGGCTTCCTGAAGGAGCCCAAAAAATTCACCAAGCTGGGCGGCAAGATCCCGAAAGGGGCCCTGCTGCTGGGCCCTCCAGGGACCGGCAAGACCCTGCTGGCCAAGGCGGTGGCCGGTGAGGCCGGGGTGCCGTTCTTCTCCATCTCCGGCTCGGACTTCGTGGAGATGTTCGTGGGGGTGGGGGCGGCCCGGGTGCGGGACCTGTTCGAACAGGGCAAGCGCAGCGCCCCCTGCATCATCTTCATCGACGAGATCGACGCGGTGGGCCGCCACCGGGGGGCCGGGATCGGGGGCGGGCATGACGAGCGGGAGCAGACCCTGAACGCCCTGCTGGTGGAGATGGATGGTTTTGCCGGGAACGAGGGGGTGATCATCGTGGCCGCCACCAACCGTCCCGATGTGCTGGACCCGGCCCTGTTGCGGCCGGGGAGGTTCGACCGGGTGATAGTGGTGGACCGGCCGGATGTGGTGGGCCGGGAGGGCATCCTCAAGGTCCACACCAAGAACAAGCCGCTGTCCGAGGACGTCAACCTGAAAGTGCTGGCCCGCAGCACCCCGGGCTTTTCCGGGGCCGATATCGCCAACATGGTCAACGAGGCCGCCCTGCTGGCCGCCCGCCGGAACCGCGACAAGGTGTTCATGATAGATTTCGAGGAGGCCAAGGACAAGGTGATGATGGGCGCCGAGCGCCGCAGCATGGTGATCTCCGAGGATGAGAAGAAGATGACCTCCTATCACGAGGCCGGGCACACCCTGGTCAGCCGGCTGATACCCGGCACCGATCCCATCCACAAGGTGACCATCATCCCCCGGGGCCGGGCCCTGGGGGTCACGGTCTCCCTGCCCATAGACGAGAAGCACAACTACTCCCGCACCTGGTGCATCAACCAGATAACCACCATGCTGGGGGGAAGGGCGGCCGAACAGCTGGTGTTCGACGAGCTGTCCACCGGATCGGGCAACGACCTGGAGAAGGCCACCAATCTGGCCCGCAAGATGGTCTGCGAGTGGGGCATGAGCGACAAGCTGGGCCCGCTGACCTTCGGCCAGAAGGACGAGGAGGTCTTTCTGGGCCGGGACTACGGGCACATCAAGAATTACTCCGAGCAGACCTCGGAGCTGATCGACTCCGAGATCAGGTCGCTGGTGGAGGGGGCCAATAAAAAAGCCAAGGCCCTGTTAAAGGATAATGTCGAAAAACTCCACGCCCTGTCGCAGGCCCTGCTGGAGCGGGAATGCCTGGACGGCGAGGAGGTGGAGATGATAATCAAGGGCGAGCAGCTGCCGCCCAAAACGGAAAAGAACGATGAAAAGAAAAACAATGAAGCCCCCAAGGTCCAGTCCTAA
- the tilS gene encoding tRNA lysidine(34) synthetase TilS encodes MHKNLLVNKMREFIVSRRLIKPRERVLVALSGGPDSVFLLHALLDLREDLKITLLAGHLNHRLRGAESDKDEAFVKVLAKKEGVKLFSAQRDVAGYAKRHKLSIETAARELRREFLIKTADRYDCQKIATGHNLNDQAETVLMHIIRGSGLTGLKGIPAANGKFIRPMLGIGREEILEYLRVNKIEWREDSSNKSPEYSRNKIRLTLIPQLKEYNPQIAQSLSHLAESAGSDLELVDQLAEQAFRQTAKIHKAKINIDLSLFNSYNKGLQRNVLRLAVLHLARQGVAPSFEAVENCIHLMAGRVGSRWEVLPGIWCITGYKTAEIVIPPTKAVVKNDAAVKKLAVPGKTIFNRHLIISKIIGSHAWGKILTRSADTAYYDWDRLKEIDLTVGKRRPGDAMVPFGSSHRKKTKEIFIEAKVPRAKRDLWPVIRCGDQIIWLAGLKRSNHAPVNRETKNILKLEFVS; translated from the coding sequence ATGCATAAGAATTTACTGGTAAATAAAATGCGGGAGTTCATCGTTTCCCGCCGGCTGATAAAGCCCAGGGAAAGGGTACTGGTGGCCCTTTCCGGCGGGCCGGATTCGGTCTTTTTGCTGCATGCTTTGCTGGACCTGCGGGAAGATCTGAAGATCACTTTATTGGCCGGGCATTTAAACCATCGCCTGAGGGGTGCGGAGTCTGATAAGGACGAGGCATTCGTCAAGGTCCTGGCCAAAAAAGAGGGAGTCAAGCTCTTCTCCGCCCAGCGCGATGTGGCCGGATACGCCAAGAGACATAAGCTTTCCATCGAGACCGCGGCACGGGAACTAAGGCGGGAATTCCTTATAAAAACTGCTGATAGGTACGACTGCCAAAAGATCGCCACCGGCCACAACCTCAACGACCAGGCCGAGACGGTGCTGATGCACATCATCCGGGGCTCCGGCCTGACCGGACTCAAAGGGATCCCGGCGGCCAACGGAAAATTCATCCGGCCCATGCTGGGCATCGGCCGGGAGGAGATCCTGGAATATCTTCGGGTCAACAAGATCGAGTGGCGGGAGGACAGCAGCAATAAAAGCCCGGAATATTCCCGCAACAAGATCCGCCTGACCCTGATCCCGCAGTTGAAAGAATACAACCCGCAGATAGCCCAATCATTATCCCATCTGGCCGAGTCCGCGGGGTCCGATCTGGAACTGGTCGACCAATTGGCTGAGCAGGCTTTCAGGCAGACGGCCAAAATCCATAAGGCCAAAATTAATATTGACTTATCATTGTTTAATAGTTATAATAAAGGTTTACAACGGAATGTTTTGAGGCTGGCGGTTCTACATCTTGCCCGGCAAGGGGTTGCCCCCAGCTTTGAAGCTGTCGAGAATTGCATTCATCTGATGGCCGGCCGAGTGGGCAGCCGGTGGGAGGTATTGCCGGGAATCTGGTGCATCACCGGATATAAGACCGCCGAGATCGTCATCCCTCCGACCAAGGCCGTGGTTAAAAATGACGCAGCCGTTAAAAAGCTGGCGGTACCGGGAAAAACGATCTTCAACCGGCATCTGATCATTTCGAAAATCATCGGATCCCATGCCTGGGGAAAGATCCTGACCCGAAGCGCCGATACCGCCTATTACGACTGGGACAGGCTGAAAGAGATTGATCTCACGGTGGGGAAGCGCCGGCCGGGAGACGCCATGGTTCCCTTCGGGTCGTCGCACAGGAAGAAGACCAAGGAGATCTTCATAGAGGCCAAAGTGCCCCGGGCCAAACGCGATCTCTGGCCGGTGATCAGGTGCGGGGACCAGATAATCTGGCTGGCCGGATTGAAACGCTCCAACCATGCGCCGGTAAACCGGGAGACCAAAAACATCCTGAAGCTGGAATTTGTATCATGA
- the folE gene encoding GTP cyclohydrolase I FolE encodes MKPPRSSPKKAGGIDGPAIEKAVHQLLLAVGEDPQREGLKETPCRVARMYQEILSGMADDPIDQLKVYTAKNEDEMILVKDITFHSLCEHHLLPFFGKVHIAYIPRRNKITGFSSLVKVVEAMAKRLQLQERLAADIADLLMKKLKPLGVLVVVEAEHLCLTMRGVKKPGSSVVTSAIRGGMKRESTRLEALSLIKGR; translated from the coding sequence ATGAAGCCCCCAAGGTCCAGTCCTAAGAAGGCAGGCGGCATCGACGGCCCGGCAATTGAAAAGGCTGTTCATCAATTACTGTTGGCGGTGGGCGAGGATCCGCAGCGCGAGGGGCTTAAAGAGACCCCCTGCCGGGTGGCCCGGATGTACCAGGAGATCCTGTCCGGCATGGCCGACGACCCCATCGACCAGTTGAAGGTGTATACCGCCAAGAACGAGGACGAGATGATCCTGGTCAAGGACATCACCTTCCATTCGCTGTGCGAGCACCACCTGCTGCCGTTCTTCGGCAAGGTACACATCGCCTATATCCCCCGCCGCAACAAGATCACCGGATTCTCCAGCCTGGTGAAGGTGGTGGAGGCCATGGCCAAAAGGCTGCAGCTGCAGGAGCGGCTGGCCGCCGACATCGCCGATCTGCTGATGAAGAAGCTGAAACCGCTGGGGGTGTTGGTGGTGGTGGAGGCCGAGCACCTGTGCCTGACCATGCGGGGGGTCAAGAAGCCCGGGTCTTCCGTGGTCACCTCAGCCATCCGGGGCGGGATGAAGCGGGAGTCCACCCGGCTGGAGGCGCTGTCGCTGATCAAGGGCCGGTAA
- the hpt gene encoding hypoxanthine phosphoribosyltransferase, with translation MIRNGAKNILISREQIQQRILELGREISRDYPDKNPVLVGVLRGSFVFLADLIRAVTIPLEVDFISVASYGSQKNSSGVVRLLQDLNTNIKGRDVILVEDIVDSGITLSYLIDNLKTRDPASLVICALLDKKERRQKEPGILKYVGFTIPDKFVIGYGLDHAQQYRNLPYVSWVEEE, from the coding sequence ATGATCCGCAACGGGGCAAAAAATATCCTCATCTCCCGGGAGCAGATCCAGCAAAGGATCCTCGAGCTGGGGCGGGAGATCTCACGGGATTACCCCGATAAAAACCCGGTGTTGGTGGGTGTCCTTCGGGGCTCTTTCGTCTTTCTGGCCGACCTGATAAGGGCCGTCACCATCCCCCTGGAGGTGGATTTCATCTCGGTGGCCAGCTACGGCAGCCAAAAAAACTCCAGCGGGGTGGTGCGCCTGCTGCAGGATCTGAACACCAACATCAAGGGGCGCGACGTCATCCTGGTGGAGGACATCGTGGACAGCGGGATCACCCTGTCCTATCTGATCGACAACCTCAAGACCAGGGATCCCGCCAGCCTGGTGATCTGCGCCCTGCTGGACAAGAAGGAGCGGCGCCAGAAGGAGCCGGGCATTTTAAAATACGTCGGGTTCACCATACCCGACAAGTTCGTCATCGGTTACGGCCTGGACCATGCTCAGCAATACCGTAACCTGCCATATGTAAGCTGGGTCGAGGAGGAATAG